One Sulfurovum zhangzhouensis genomic window, AAACTTTGTTTTACACAAAGCCAAGTCTCTTTTAAAGTCCGTGATTTTACTATGATTACCCTTTAAGAACTCTGAAACTACTTCACGTCCATGATAATTTTTTGGTTTTGTAAATGAAGGTGCTTCTAAAAACGACCCTTCATAACTTTCCATACTCAATGAATCAATGTTGCCCAATACCTCTTCAATATTTCTACTTATCGCATCACACATCACCATACTCGGCAATTCTCCACCGGTAAGAATAAAATCTCCGATCGAAAAAACCTCATCTGCATGTGCCTCGATCACCCTCTCATCAATCCCCTCATATCTTCCTGAAACAAAAACAATATGCTTTTTCCCGGCCAAACGCTTAGCATCGTTTTGTTTAAACGGTTTTGCCACAGGTGTAACAAAAATAATATGGGCATCAGGAGATTCTTTTTTTATGCTATCCAATGTATCCATAAGCGGTTGTGGGGTCATCAGCATTCCTGCACCTCCACCTACCATTGGAGCATCTACTCTATTGAATTTATCTGTTGTAAAGTCGCGTGGATTAAAAAAATCTATCGAGATCCTATTTTCATCAATAGCCCGCTTTAGGATACTCTCAGTGAAATACCCTTTAATCAAGTTAGGAAAAAGTGTTACAAAAGAAAAGCGCATGATTATTCCTTAAAGTGATTAATCGCATGAACCTGCTACAAAAGCAGATACAGCGTTAGCGTAGTTTTTGAACTTTGTTCAAAAGCCTCCTATGATCAGGAGGCTTCTAATATATCTTTAGCATCTTGTGTAAAGATTTTTTTATTATCAGTATCCGCATTGAGTATATATCTTGGAATATATGGCAAAAGGAAGTTTTTTGCAAACCCTTCTTTTACCAATGACTCATCAGTTGTGATTAGCAGGTAATCCACATCCAGCATACGCTGGATATCTTCTACTTCACCCAGAAGCTCATCATCCTGCATCACTTTACAACCTATAATGTCAAACCAGAAATGTTCACCTTCACTCAAGGCGCAATTGGCCTTGGTTTCTGCTTCAGTTGCATAGATCTTTGCATTAGTCAACTTCTTTGCAGCCTCTACACCTGCATACCCTTGAAAACGTACAGTGCCCTTATTTGCATTGATATCAATCAGTGTCAGCTCTCCGCGGTCACTATGATACGTCTGTCCTACTTTAAACTGTTCCGGGAAGTCTGTATGAAGATGGATCTTAAGGTCACCCCAAAGTCCTACGGTACGCCCGATCTGAGCGATAAAAAATTTTTCCATTATGCGATTGGCTTTACATTGAGACGGTAGTTTTTACCGTATTTTGCTTTACAGCCGGAGATGACTGTCTTGATAGAGTTTATCATGCGTCCCTGCTTACCGATAAGCTTGCCGACATCCTCATCGTTAGCATATATAGTGATCTCATCCAACCCTTCATCTATCTCAGTAATCTCTACTGAGATATCTTCGGGATGCTCCACTAAAAGTTTCGAATAAGCGATAAGGAACGCATCTACCATAAAAAATTATTTTCCAGCAATTCTTTGTACTGTTGGAGTCATTTGAGCACCAACACTTAGCCAGTAGTTTAGTCTTTCAGCATCGATATTAATATCTTTAGTTTCACCGATCGGGTTGTAGTAACCGATAGATTCGATCCAACCACCGTCTCTTCTTTTTCTACTGTCTGTAACTACGATTCTGTAAAATGGCTTCTTCTTTCTACCCATTCTTGTCATTCTGATCTTTGTCATTTTTTTTCCTTATGAAAATATTTTTTTTATGTAATCTCAGAGGATTAAGATTTACTTGATAAATCCTGACAACTGTTCTTTAATGACTCAGAACACTCATCAAGACTTTTGGAACGCGATTCTAACATAATAAATATAAAGTTTTTATTAAATTAAGGTGCAATGACTTGCACCTGATTTTATGGCAGCTTAGCGAGGCATACCGGGGAATCCACCGCCTTGCATCTGTTTCATTAGATCCTGCATTTGTTTCATGCCACCCTTACCTGATAGCTTTTTAGCCATCTTCGCAGCATTTTTAAATTGCTTTAGGACACGGTTCACTTGCATTTGATCAAGCCCTGCACCTGCAGCAATTCTTCTTTTACGCATATTATCGAGAAGATCAGGGTTTTCTCTCTCTTTGGCTGTCATAGAGGATACCATCGCCTTGATCATCTTGATCTCAGCAGAATTTTCCAAATCCAGATCACCGATCTGTTTTGCCATACCGCTCATTCCCGGGATCATCCCCATTATTGATTTCATCGATCCAAGCTTCTTCATTTGCTCCATCTGATCTAGGAAGTCATTGAAATTAAACTGACCTTTCTTGATCTTTTGAGTCATTTTTTTCGCTTCTTTAGGATCAATAGCCGCAGCAGCTTTCTCAGCAAGTGATTCTACATCCCCTGCTCCCATAAGACGGCTCACGATACGATCAGGAATGAACTGCTCAAGGTCCGGCATCTTCTCACCCGCACCAATGAAACGAAGTGGTGCACCTACCTGCTCGCTTAGTCCAAGTGCAACTCCACCCTTACTATCACCGTCAAATTTCGAGAGTACAACACCTGTGATTCCTATCTTCTCTTTAAAGGTCTGTGCTGTTCTCACAGCATCCTGACCTGTCATAGCATCTGCTACATAGAAGAGTTCATCAGGCTCGGCCACTTCTTTCACGCGTGCCAGTTCATCCATCAGTTCCTCATCGATAGCCAAACGTCCGGCAGTATCGATCAGTACCACATCATAAAGCTCTTTTTGGGCCTTCTCGAGTCCCTGCTTCACAATCGTTTCAGGAGAAGCATTTTCATCAGCAACCAGATCAACTTCAATTTGTGAAGTGATCTGTTTAAGCTGTTCTACTGCTGCAAGTCTCTGAAGGTCAGCAGCAATAACCAATACTTTTTTCTTTTTCTGTTCCTTTAGGAAATAAGCAAGCTTCCCAGTTGTAGTTGTCTTACCGGAACCCTGAAGACCGATCATGAGCACCACGGTTGGTGGCTTGGAAGCAAAGGTAAACCCTTTGGGGGCACCTTCAATAGTAAGTATATCGGTGAGTTCTTTTTGTAATGCAGCCATAAACTGTTCTTTACCAATACCGTTTTTCTTGGTATCCAGTTCCACAGCTTTGATAAGCTCTTTGACCACTTTATGGTGAACATCTGCTTTCAGAAGTGATTTTTTAAGTTCATCAGT contains:
- the rimM gene encoding ribosome maturation factor RimM (Essential for efficient processing of 16S rRNA); translated protein: MEKFFIAQIGRTVGLWGDLKIHLHTDFPEQFKVGQTYHSDRGELTLIDINANKGTVRFQGYAGVEAAKKLTNAKIYATEAETKANCALSEGEHFWFDIIGCKVMQDDELLGEVEDIQRMLDVDYLLITTDESLVKEGFAKNFLLPYIPRYILNADTDNKKIFTQDAKDILEAS
- the trmD gene encoding tRNA (guanosine(37)-N1)-methyltransferase TrmD codes for the protein MRFSFVTLFPNLIKGYFTESILKRAIDENRISIDFFNPRDFTTDKFNRVDAPMVGGGAGMLMTPQPLMDTLDSIKKESPDAHIIFVTPVAKPFKQNDAKRLAGKKHIVFVSGRYEGIDERVIEAHADEVFSIGDFILTGGELPSMVMCDAISRNIEEVLGNIDSLSMESYEGSFLEAPSFTKPKNYHGREVVSEFLKGNHSKITDFKRDLALCKTKFFRPDLYKKGIKHEK
- a CDS encoding KH domain-containing protein, translating into MVDAFLIAYSKLLVEHPEDISVEITEIDEGLDEITIYANDEDVGKLIGKQGRMINSIKTVISGCKAKYGKNYRLNVKPIA
- the rpsP gene encoding 30S ribosomal protein S16, whose product is MTKIRMTRMGRKKKPFYRIVVTDSRKRRDGGWIESIGYYNPIGETKDINIDAERLNYWLSVGAQMTPTVQRIAGK
- the ffh gene encoding signal recognition particle protein, producing MFDTLTDSFKNAIGKIRFHDDEKALKKATDELKKSLLKADVHHKVVKELIKAVELDTKKNGIGKEQFMAALQKELTDILTIEGAPKGFTFASKPPTVVLMIGLQGSGKTTTTGKLAYFLKEQKKKKVLVIAADLQRLAAVEQLKQITSQIEVDLVADENASPETIVKQGLEKAQKELYDVVLIDTAGRLAIDEELMDELARVKEVAEPDELFYVADAMTGQDAVRTAQTFKEKIGITGVVLSKFDGDSKGGVALGLSEQVGAPLRFIGAGEKMPDLEQFIPDRIVSRLMGAGDVESLAEKAAAAIDPKEAKKMTQKIKKGQFNFNDFLDQMEQMKKLGSMKSIMGMIPGMSGMAKQIGDLDLENSAEIKMIKAMVSSMTAKERENPDLLDNMRKRRIAAGAGLDQMQVNRVLKQFKNAAKMAKKLSGKGGMKQMQDLMKQMQGGGFPGMPR